The window GAAGAAGCACCGGGACGAGACGGGGGAACACCTGGTCTCCAAAGCCTGAACCGCCACCATCGCCCTCGGCCCCGACGGGGACCGAGGGCTGATGCCTCGGTGTCGCCGTGCCATAATCTGCCTTACCGCAAGGTTAGGGCCCTCGGGCTCAGAATTTGCGGTCGCCGGCCCGGCCGGTGAGGTCTAAGAACCATGTCAGCAGTACCAACCGTCCGTATCCGCCTGCGCGCCTACGACCACCGCATCCTCGACACCTCGGCTGAGAAGATCACCGAGACGGCCAAGCGGACTGGCGCGCGCATCGCCGGGCCCGTGCCCCTGCCTACCCGCATCCGCAAGTTCTGCGTCATCCGCGGCCCGCACATCGACAAGGAGTCCATGGAGCACTT of the Fimbriimonadaceae bacterium genome contains:
- the rpsJ gene encoding 30S ribosomal protein S10 is translated as MSAVPTVRIRLRAYDHRILDTSAEKITETAKRTGARIAGPVPLPTRIRKFCVIRGPHIDKESMEHFELRTHNRLIDIHEPTNKTIDALMRLDLPSGVDIEIKTV